Below is a genomic region from Bacillus mycoides.
AATTTCGATGTCCATTGCTGTGAATTCATTTGTTAATCTCCTCTCTTTATCTTTTTCTGTTTTACAATCCGGTATTTATATTGTCCTATCCATACTCTTTTCTAATACGTTCACTTCCTCCCTAATAAAAAACGTCCCTACGTAAATACGTAGGGACGACAAAAATATCGCGGTACCACCCTAGTTGTGAAGATACACCAAAGTTAGGACCTAAATAAAAAACGTCCCTACGCAAATACGTAGGGACGATAAAATATCGCGGTACCACCCTAGTTATGAAGCCACACCAAAATTAGGACCTAAATAAAAAACGTCCCTACGTAAATACGTAGGGACGATAAATATCGCGGTACCACCCTAGTTGTGAAACAATCTTCACCACTTTATTTGATAACGGTATAAACTACCGTCTTTCATTTCCTCATAATGTGAGATTTATGAAAGATGCTCCAGGACGAACTTCATGAATAATCTATATACTGATTCACACCAACCATCAGCTCTCTGAAATAGGGAGATATTCACTACTATACCCTTTCATTGCCCAAATATTATTTTCCGAATTGATTACTATCATTTTTATCATATATTAAAAATAGTGTCAACTTATATTTTGAATTTTTATGCATTACATTCTATTTAAAGATTCAAAATATGACTTTTGTATGAATAGTATTAGAACATTTATGGTTTATACTGTATTAACTTCTCTAGCAGGTTTATAGTAGTATACGATAAATGCAAGACAGCACGAGTAGGAGGAAAGAATTTTGTCTACTTCAAAAGTTTTAAAAGGTACCGCTTTATTAAGTGGTGCAACAATGATTTCACGAATTTTAGGTTTTATATACTTTTTCCCCTTTCAATTATTAGTTGGAACGCAAGGGGTCGCTTTATATGGATACGCATACTCTTGGTACGGTATTTTATTAAGCTTTTCAACAGCTGGTATTCCTATTGCCGTCTCAAAATTTGTTGCAAAACATAATGCACTTGGTGATTATAGTACAAGTAAAAAATTGTATAACTCGAGCGTAAAATTAATGATGTTTATGGGCTTTTTAGGATTTTTAACTTTATTTATTGGAGCACCGTACATATCACAATTTATTATTCGCTCGAAAACACCAGATCCACAATTTATCGCAGACGTAACACTTACAATGCGAGCATTAAGCTTCGCGCTTATTATCGTACCAGCTATGAGTGTTACACGTGGTTATTTCCAAGGTTTTCAACATATGAAACCAAGTGCTGTTTCTCAAGTCGTAGAACAAATCGCACGTGTCGTTTTCATTTTAGTTGGTAGTTTTATCGTCTCAAAGCTATTAGGAGGTTCAGTAGCTTCTTCTGTTGCAGTTGCTACATTTGGTGCTGTTATCGGGGCACTTGCAAGCGTCTCTATTTTAATGATGTACTGGAAAAAATATAATGGATTAAAACCTCCTGAAGGTGAGCTGAAAACGAGATCATCAAACATTCCGTTAAAAAGTATTTATATGGAATTACTACGTTATGCAATTCCAATTGTATTTGTAGGCATTGCAATCCCGCTCTATACGTTAGTAGATCAATATACCGTAGCTGATGTCCTTAGAGCAATGGGAGAACCTTTAGAAACCGCGAATGCAGTTTTCGCTTATATAACGAACTATGCCCAAAAGTTAATTATGATTCCGGCTTCACTTGCAACTGGATTCTCATTAACAATTATTCCGGCTATAACGAAATCATTTACAAGCGGGAAGCTAGATGAATTACAAGGACAAATTTCAAAGATATTTCAAGTATTATTATTCTTCACTATCCCAGCCGCATTCGGTCTTGCTAGTATCGCTTACGATGCATTCCGTATGGTTTATGTAAATCCTGAAATTGCACTTGGTGGATCACAATATTTAATTTCATTTGCACCTTCTGCTGTATTAAGTGCAATTTTCACAGTTTCAGCTGCTATATTACAAGGAATTGATTATCAAAGAAAAACAATGATTGCATTCTCAGCCGGTATTCTCGTTAAAATTGTGGTGAACACACCGCTCTTACATTTATTCGGTGGACATGGTGCTGTACTTGGAACAATTCTCGGATATCTCGTTTCAAATATTATTATGTTGTACTGCATCGTTAAGTTTGCGAAATTTAAAATTGGCGAAACAGCAAAAACAGTATTTCTTATTACGATTTACTCCGCAGCAATGTCTGCTGTTGTGATCGTATTAAGAGCATTTATAAGCTGGATTATTCCTGGCCAATCTTATGTAGAATCACTGATTATTGTATTTATATGCGCATCAGCAGGAGGACTTGTTTATCTTTTATTCGTATTAACGAGTGGACTTGCTTCGCATATTCTCGGTGATAGGATTCGACGATTACCTGTATTAGGAAAGTTAGTAAAATAAAAAAACAAGAGATGTAACGCGTTGTTACATCTCTTGTTTTTTTACTTCGCATATTGAATGCGCTTTTGTTGTTCAGCAATATTTAATTCTGGAGCATATTGTTCTACTAAATGTAATACCTCTTCGATCAACACTTCTAACTCCTGTACACTATACTCTGGTTCCCCTATCAGCGTATCCGCCATACGCTCATATAGATTTTCAGGTTTAATATTCATACGCTCTACATTATAAGCCATCCATTTAAATGCAGGATGGTGCACGTACATTCTATTCAAACCGAATAAAACACCGAATAAATCCCTTTGTACTTCACAAATAACATCATAAAGCATAAGCCAGTCTTTTCGTTTTAAAAGCGCCTCTCGATTATGCCAACGATTGCTTAACCAAAGGTTTTCTGAAATCATCCTTTTCGCCAGTTCTTCTGGAAATGCTTCAACTCTTTCTTTTAGAGCATGTACTTTTACTTCTCCATACAAACTCACACCATCATGAACCGATGATACAATACATTGTTTCTCATAATTTATATCATACTGCTCTATAACTTCTGAAATAATTTTTTCTACTGTCAATGTTAAAAAGTTACTAATCTCTAGTTTAATTCCTTCTTTCGTCAAATACGTTTCCGACCATTCTTCGTCCTCGTAAGGATGATATGACAAAATCGTTCCACCAATATTATTAATTGGACCTAGACGCTCTTCATCCTCTGGTGGTTCTGACCATAAAATATGTAATTCAATATCTGAATGTTCATCTTCTAACTTTCTCGCTACAGATCCTGCTAAAATAATAGCTTCGACTTTCTGGTTTTGCCTATAAATCTCCGACACCTCTATCGCTTTCTCTTTTAATCCCATTGCATTTCCCCCTAAAACTGCAGTACTCCCCTTACTTTTTATTTATCTATTTCGATATTAAACATTATATTACCTTTTCAAATTTCCACTAAATCATATTTCTACCCAATAACGCTGAACAATTTCGCCAGAATTAGAAGAAACTACTTCATTTTCTAGCACACCGCCAACCTTTTGAATCGTTTTAGCCGAACCAATATTAGCTTTATCACAAGTTATTAGCACTTTCTTCAACCCAAATTTTTGCGCCTCAGCCAATGAAAGTTGCAGTTGCTCAGTTGCGTAACCTTGGCGACGTTTATTCGGATGAACACTATAACCGATATGACCGCTTTCCCACAATAACTCTGGATTTAACCGGTGTCGAATATTCACAAAACCTATTATTTTTCCATTCTCAACACTAAAAAACTGACTAGATGGCACTCGATTAGATGGTAAATTCCCCCCTTCTTGTGTACTTACTTTTTCAAACCATTCACCAATAGAATCGAAATTTTGTAAAGAACAACTACCGTGCGGTTCTTCTCCTGAATGTAAAAACGCCTGCCTATACTCCATAATTTGTTCGCTATATTCGTATGTTGGTTTCAATAGCTTCATTGTCATTCTCCCCACTCACCCATTATCTATTTTTCTAAAAGAAACACCTTAATAGCGGATTTTCATCCTTACTATTAAGGTGCTTCTATCACTTTTATTCAAATAGCCCCATACTCAAATAACGCTCACCTGTATCAGGTGCAATACATAAAACTTTTTTACCAGCGCCTAAGCGTTTTGCAATCATAATTGCAGCGTACACAGAAGCTCCTGAAGATGGTCCTACTAATAAGCCTTCTTGTCTTGCTAAGTTTCTCATTGTAGTTAATGCTTCTTCATCCGCAATTTGAATAATTTCGTTATACACTTCTGTATTTAAGTTTTTTGGAATAAAACCAGGACTTGTTCCTACTAGTTTATGAGGGCCTGGAACACCACCAGATAAAACTGGTGATCCTTTCGGTTCTACTACTGCAATATATAAGTTTGGTAGTTTCTCTTTTAATGTTTCACCGGTCCCTGTAATTGTTCCACCCGTTCCCGCCGTTGCTACAAATGCATCAAGATCTCCATCCATTTGTTCATAAATTTCAAGTGCAGTCGTATAACGATGTATATTCGGATTTGCTGGGTTTTCAAATTGCTGCGGAATAAAACTATTTGGAATTTCTTTTTGTAACGCTACCGCCTTCGCAATTGCTCCTGGCATTCTTTGTTCTGCTGGTGTTAAAACTACTTCTGCGCCGTATGCTTTCAATAAATTAATACGCTCTTTGGACATATTATCTGGCATAATTAAAATCGCTTTATATCCTTTAGCAGCTGCATTCATCGCTAAGCCAATTCCTGTATTTCCACTTGTCGGTTCAATAATTGTATCACCAGGTTTTATAAGTCCCTTTTCCTCAGCGGCATGAAGTAAATTATAGGCTGCACGATCTTTCACACTGCGTGACGGATTAAACATTTCCAGTTTTACATACACATCCGCTGCGTCCTCTGGAATAAATTTAGATAATCGGACGACAGGTGTATCTCCTATTAATTCTGTAACATTTTCACATAATTTCATAGCGCATCCCCTATTCTATCGTTTTCTTATCATTCGGCAGTAACAATGAAGTAAGTCCAATTAATGGTAAACCACTACATAATAGCATAATAAACTGAAGACTATACATATCAGCTAATTTTCCAAGGACTACAGCACCTAATGCTCCAAGACCAAACGCAAGGCCAACAATTAACCCTGATACCATCCCTACTTTTCCAGGAACAAGCTCTTGTGCATATACAACAATTACACTAAAACTACTAGAACTAATAAAACCAATACATAAAAATAATGGTACAACCCACACGAGCGAAACGTGAGGTAGTAAAAGTGCAAGCGGCGCTGAACCGAGCATTGAAAAGACAATTATCTTTTTCTTACCGAATTTATCTGCTAACGGACCACCAAAGAAAGTACCTAATACACCAGCAATCATAAAAGCGAAGACGAAATACTGTGCATTTTTTATAGATAAACCGTAATGCTCTATTAAATAAAATTGATAGAAATTCCCGATACCAGCACCGTACCAAGAACGTACAAATGTTAGAAAAACAAGAAGTATAATAACAAATTTAATGTGCGTACTTACAATCGCATTTTCCGCCTCAAGTGCAGCCCTCTTTTTCCTTCTTACAGCACCAGTGGCTAATTCATTTTTATACCAATTTGATACGAAAATTAGTAATACAATTCCTACTGCTGCAAAGGCTGTAAAACCTAAAGAACCAATTTGACCGAGCGGAACGAAAATTAATGCTGTAAAAATAGGTGCTAGAGAATTCCCTGTATTTCCCCCCACTTGATAAATCGCTTGTGCTAAACCTCGTTTTGCACCGGCTGCCATGTAAGCAACACGAGCGCCCTCCGGATGAAAGACCGCGGAACCTAATCCAATAAATAAAACAGAAATAATAACAACTATAAAATTCGGTGCAAATGCGAGTCCAATCATCCCAAGCATACTCGAAAACATACCGAGCGGTAATAAAAATGGTGACGGCTTCTTATCTGAATACATCCCAAAAACCGGCTGCATAATCGATGACGTCATATTTAACGCAAACGCAATCCACCCTACTTGCATATAGGATAAATTCATCGTTTTTTCCAAAATAGGAAACAACGCTGGCACAACTGCTTGCATCGAATCATTCAAAAAATGTCCGAAACTAATCGCAAATAATATTCGATATATTGTCGGTGTTTCTACTGTATTTTTTTGTGAAACTGCCTGCATATGTGTATTTCTCCTTCCTGTACAAAATATATATTTATTACAGTTAGTGTAATAAATTTAGACTTTAATCAGAATAAATTCTGAGTTTTGAAACATTTCTATTCTATACTGGTTTCATTTCTTTTTCCAGAAATTCAACTTCTAAAAAAATATATTTTTTCTATCTGCTTTGTCGGATTTATTCATATGAACTCTTTGTATTTTCTTTTATACTAAGGCAGGACGAAAGGAAGGCTTGCAATTATGAAGAAAAAGACGATCCTAAAACATATTAGGGTCGCCTTTTTTTATTAAATAGAAAAACGCTTATATTTCTCATAATCACTCGTCTTACATTCTAGTGCCATTTTCGTACCTTCGTTTTCATAACTCGTAGATAAAACGTGTGCATGATTGTTGAAATACGAAACTACCTGCCCTTGATCATACGGAATTAACATTTCACACTTCGTATACTCTTTATAAATGTGTGAACGAACTACTTCTACAAGCTCTTTAATTCCAACATGTTTCTTCGCAGATAGATAAACGCGATCTTCTTGCACTTTCGGAATTTCAACATCTACCAAATCTGATTTGTTATATGCATATATCGTCGGGATATTTTCCACGCCAATTTTCTTTAACGTTTCATTTGTAATATCAATTAATTGCTCATAATTGGGATTTGAGTAATCTACAACGTGAATAAGTAAATCTGCTTCCGCCACTTCCTCTAGCGTTGAACGGAATGCTTTCACAAGATGATGCGGTAACTTACTTACAAATCCAACAGTATCCGTTAATAAAAATGATTTATTATCCGGCAAATCAATATTTCGTACAGATGTCTCTAACGTCGCAAATAACATATCTTTTTCAAATACTTGTTTCTCTACAGTACCATTAAAAATTTCAAGCATTGTATTCATTATCGTTGATTTACCTGCATTCGTATATCCTACTAACGACACAACTGGAATTTCATTTTTCTTACGTTGTTTACGCTGCGTTTGGCGCTGTGCAACAAGTGCTTCTAATTCTTTATTTAGAGCCGCAATTTGTTCTTCAATTTTACGACGATCTAATTCCAACTTCTTCTCACCGACACCTTTATTTTTCGTGCCAACTCCCCCGCTTTGTCTTCCTAAAGATTCACGAAGACCGATTAAACGAGGCATCATGTACTGAAGATGGGCCACTTCTACTTGCAACTGCGCTTCTTTCGTTTTCGCACGTTGCGCAAAGATATCTAAAATTAAAATGGTACGATCAATTACTTTACAATCTAAATCCTCTTCTAAATTTCGAATTTGTGAAGGAGATAATTCGTCATTAAAGATGACCATATTTGCATCTGCTTCTTTCACATACGCTGCTACTTCTTCAATCTTCCCTTTTCCAATATAATGCGACGGATTTACTCGTTGTAAATTTTGCGTCACTTGACCGATTACTTCCACATCACAAGCTTCCGTAAGATTTGCTAACTCTTCCATCGAATATGCAAAATCAGCTTCCTTACCTAAATTCACTCCAACTAATATTGCTCTTTGTAATAATTCTTCCATATATTTATTCCTCCATTTCGATTACGCAAAATAAAAAACACAGGTCACTGCCTGTGTTTTCGTAAACGGATAAGGGTTCACCAAAGAAATAGAAGAAAGCAGTGCTTTCGTCCTATACATGGTCAAAAAGTCCCAAGATAGTATACGTATCCAACAAGTGTTCACCTATACTATCCCATTCTATTTATAAAGGCAAAACAAAAAGAGGGCGTATTCGTCCCTCCCTCTTTTTCACATATAAGCTTAATAAAGGGTTCCTTTAAAATAGGCAGACCAATCCCGTTCACTCTGTACACAGACAGAGCCTTTGAGCGCTATTCAATTATTGGCACAAAGTATTGAGACGTAATCTGATTAAGATCAAAGGAAGCCCCTCCGTTCATTTTAAGTTACATAAAGTGTAGCATAAGTAATTCGCTTTCACAAGATTAAACCACCTATAGAAACAGAAAGAAAATCTTTATATTTTTACTTTAATCGTCATTTTTTGCGAGTTCTTCTCACAATAAAAATAACAACAGCAATTAACAATAACACACCTATAGAAATGATAGTTACTTGCCACCAACTTAAACCGCTTACCATTTCATCTTTTAAATCCACTTTCTTCGTCGGAACAGACTCTTTTGCAATATGACTTAAAGCATTTTTCTCAATCTCTGCCTCATCTAATCTCTTCGTTCCACTGCAGATAGATGTCTCTAACTTTTCCTCTCCTCTATAAGAAGAAAAGACTAAGTACTCTCCTCCCTCTGCAAAACGAAATGCACAGCTACTTACACTTGTATATATAATAATTCGCGAAGAACTTGTCCCTTTCCAAATTTTCTTCACTTCAAATAATGTTTTAATTCCGCCTTCACCTTTCTCTTGAACTTCTAACACCTTACCTTCAAACACCACATCATTTTTTTGAAATGCATCTTCTGGTGATACATTAATACAGTCACAAGCATAAGATTTCTCTGGCAAAATAAAAAAAGTAAAGCTACAAATTAAAACAAGAGACAACAAATAAATGATTCTTTTCAAGAATCTCAGACCCCTTCAAAGTATCAATTTTAGAAGCTTTCCGTATATTATTTGGACATCACTCCTCAAATCCCTTTCTTTTTATTAAAATATATTAATTTTATTAAACAGAAAATCTTTATTGACATTTTTATAACCTGATATTAGTATCAGGTTATAAAAATAAGTTAGGAGATGTTCCTATGAATTCTAAATCTCGTATTACCGCAATTGGTACTTATGTTCCAGATCAAGTATTGTCTAATAACGATTTAGAAAAGATGGTCCATACGAATGATGAATGGATTGTACAAAGAACAGGCATGAAAGAAAGAAGAATTGCTAACGAAGACGAATACTCCTCACACTTAGCCATTAAAGCAATCGAAAATTTGTGTACAACATATAAGAAAAACTTAGAGGATATTGACTGTATCATCGTCGCTACAACTACTGCTGACTATGTTTTCCCTAGTGTTGCTTGCCAAATACAACAATACTTCAACATACCTCATACACTAGCTTTTGATTTAAATGCGACTTGCGCTGGTTTCACATACGGACTGCATGTCGGTAATAGCTTAATCACTTCTGGATCACATCAAAAAGTACTCGTCATAGCGACAGAGACATTATCTAAAGTTACTGATTACACCGATAGAACGTCCTGTATTTTGTTCGGTGATGGCGCTGGAGCTATTTTATTAGAAAGAGATGAAAACAAACCAAGCTTTATCGCTGCTCACATGGGAACAAACGGTGACGGTGGCATTCATCTATACAGAACAAACTTATCTACTACTATGAATGGCACACCACTACAAACAAGTGAAAAAATTGTTCAAAATGGAAGAGAAGTATATAAATGGGCTGTACGAACAGTACCATACGGCATAAAAGAACTATTACATACTGCAAATTTGCAAATAGATGATATAGACTGGTTCATACCACATAGTGCTAACTTAAGAATGATTGAATCTATTTGCGAAAAATCAAAAATATCTATTCAAAAAACATTAACGAGTGTGGAAGATATGGGGAATACATCTTCCGTCTCTATTCCACTCGCTTTAGATTTAGCTAGAAAAAAAGGAAGATTAAATAACGGAGACACACTTTTGCTATACGGATTTGGTGGTGGGCTTACGCATTTAGGGCTTATTGTGGCATGGGATTTAAGTTAAATACATTAAAAAGAAGTTCTAGGGAATAACTAGAACCTCTTTTTAATTTCATGAAATTTATTTACCTATCCGAGACCATATCACAACTGGAATAAGCAGTAGGGCTACAGCCCCTCCCGCTAATGATAATGCCGCATAACTGGAATTAGCTACTACCATTCCTGACATCGCTCCACCTGAAGCTCCGGCTAACGCAATAAAAACATCTATTTTCCCTTGTGTTTTAGCACGTGTAGAAGGAGTTGTGGAGTCAACGATTTGTGCTGTACCACAAATCAATCCGAGATTCCATCCTAATCCAAGTAAAGAAAGAGCAACAATTAATAATAATAAAGAATCACTCGGTGCTATCGCAGCTATGACACCCGCTGCAAGTAAAATCATCCCACCAGCTATACTCATCGTAGTACGGCCAATTTTATCAATTAACATTCCTGTAACAAGCGATGGAAGGTACATTGCACCTACATGAAAACCAATCACGAGACCTACTGCACTTAAACCATGACCGTGGTGTCCCATATGAACTGGCGTCATCGTCATAATCGCAACCATCACTATTTGAGTAAGTATCATAACGATTGCTCCAACGGTAACACCACGCTTATTCTCTATTATTTCTTCTGTTACTGGTTGCCCTTTATATGTATGTTCTTGTTTATATGTTTCTATTATGTTAGCAATAATTAATGGATCTGGACGAAGCATAACAAAAAGTACAAGACCCGCAAGTATAAATGCCGCTGCTGATAATATGAACGGACCAGCAAGGTTAGGAATTCCAATTGAATGGGCAAAATCCCCCATTACACCTACTAAATTCGGACCAGCCACCGCACCAAAAGTCGTCATAACCATCGTAATACTAATAGCAGTTGCTCGCTGCTTCTTATCTGCTAAATCGGTACCAGCATAACGAGCTTGTAGATTCGTCGCTGTACCTGCACCGTATATGAGTAAAGAAACTAGTAAAAGAATAATACTATTTGTTAACGCAGCCAATACAACTCCAATAGCCCCTAGTCCCCCTACTATAAACCCTGTTGCAAGTCCTATTCGGCGACCATATTTTTGCGATAACTTCCCAACAAAGAAAGCCGCTACCGCAGATCCCATTGTAAACATAGCAGCCGGTAATCCTGCATACGCATCCGTCCCAAGCATTTGCTGTGCAAGAAGTGCACCTACTGTAATTCCAGCAGCTAATCCCGCTCCGCCAAACATTTGTGAAATACTTACGATTATTAACGTTCGTTTATATAATTTTTGTTGCTCTTCTTCTGTATACATACGCTTACTTATTAAAGCATCTGCTGTATCTATCATTTCCTCACCCTCCCTATGAAACTAATATCTCTTGTTAATGTACTATAAAACAACAAAATCCCAAAATTTAAAGCGCTTAAATTTATCCATATTTCGTTACTCCTACACCTTAAATAATGCTAAGTTCCTTTCGTGAAGAAACTTAGCAAAAAAATTATTGTTTCCAAATAATGATTAAAGTGCGATTTATTATAAATACCATCCCAAGAATAATAGCTAAGGTTATTTGATCAACAACATATAGAGCAACTGAGGTAACTCCAAACAATATGATTTCCAACATAAACCTATATGGTTCTGGCAGCTTTAATGATGCTTTAGGTGCAATGAAAATCCCCCATATTGTCGCAAAAAGTAGTGGTGAGCCAATGCCAAAAATAAATTTCACATATACACTTTCCCAAAATTGAAAGCCCCAGTAACATAGTGATGCAAGAGCACATAATTCTAGAAAAAATCGAATCGCTAAATTTATAGGTTTTATAAACATTTAAAGAACACCCCTTTGAAAAATATATTTAAAATCCTATGAAAATAATATTATGCATCCGTTATTTGAACTTGATACGTGCCCATTCATGACATGTAAAAAACAATTATACAACTTATTAATATTATTCAGTTTACCTTTCTAAACTTCAAAAACTTGATCTTGACGGATAATGAATGAAAGCAAATACTTAATGACAGTGATACATATGCCTATAATCACAAAATAAAGAACTCCACGGTTTACGTTTCGCCCATTACCGAGGAGTTCCCAAAATAACTCTATAAATTTTTTTGACAGCTAACGTTCCATAATTAAAATGCGATTCATATTTAGCCTATTCCCCTACTACTCTTTCTTAAAGCTTCCCCTTCCTAAAACAACAAACTTACTACAGCACAAACTAAAATAATTGGTACACTCGCTTTATATAAATATGCAAAATACTTCCAACTAAAAAGCTGTCTTGTAATTTGGGTTTACCAAATTACAAGACAGCTTCCCTTCATATTTCCTATACAAACCTTTTTACTATTTGACTCCTGCATCTTGCACAGATTCAATTTTCTTTTTCTTTCCTTCTTTTATTTCATTATAATAAGAAGGTAATTCTATATTATGCTCTAAGAAATAATCCTCAATTAATGAAATAATTACTTTCAATGTTTTCAAACGGGCGTATAATTTATCATTACTCGCGATAATATGCCATTTTGCATTCGGCTTATTTGTATTTTCAAACATGTCTTCCGTTGCTTCGACATACTCATCCCATTTTTCCCGATTACGCCAGTCTTCATCTGTAATTTTCCATCTTTTAAGAGGGTTGTTCTCTCTTTCTTTAAATCTCTTTAACTGTTCTTCTTTACTAATATGATAGAAAAACTTTCCTATTATGTAATGATCATCTGTTAATAGTTTTTCGAAATCATTAATTTCAGCATACGCTCTCGTCCACTCTTCGTTTGTTGCAAAACCTTCTACACGTTCAACTAATACACGGCCGTACCATGAACGGTCGAATATAGTAATTTGCCCGTACTGAGGAAGTTTCCGCCAAAAACGTTGCAAATAATGATACCGTTTTTCATGAGGAGCAGGCGCTCCAATTGGATTTACTTGGAATCCGCGTGGATCAAGATGTTCAGTCACTCGCTTAATTGCTCCGCCTTTACCTGCCGCATCCCAACCTTCCATAACCATCATAACGGCTATTTTCTCTTCTTTTAATATTTGTTGTAGTGCCAATAAACGCATTTGATATTTTTCAAGTTTCTTATTGTACTTAGATTTTGATTCAATTTTTTTCGTTAAATCTACTTTAGCAAGATGCTCTTTTTCCATCAAACGAATCCCCCTTGTTATATGACAATGTTATTTTAACATATTTATTGGTAATTTTTTCATATTAATATCTCTTTTAACTAATACTCGTACCCCTCCACCTATATCTATCTTTTATAAGTTGGACGCTACTTTATATTAATAAATTAATCCCCCTGATATGCTTTTTCGTATCCTTTAGCAAGCATTTATTATTAATCAAAAAACAAAATAAGGAAACTATGCCGAAAAATCTCTACACAGTTTCCTTGTTTTTTTAAATGTGCGTGTGACATACTTGGGAAGATTAATAACGAAAAGATAGGAGCTCTATCGATTCACTTATACTACAAACGAATTACAGGCGGAATATCTCCTTCTCGTAAAAAGTAAGCAAACACTGTAAATCCAATAATTAATATTGAAAATAATGTTATTATAATTCCACCTGGTAGTGTTAGAAAAATAGTATTCAAGCTAC
It encodes:
- a CDS encoding polyphosphate kinase 2 family protein; protein product: MEKEHLAKVDLTKKIESKSKYNKKLEKYQMRLLALQQILKEEKIAVMMVMEGWDAAGKGGAIKRVTEHLDPRGFQVNPIGAPAPHEKRYHYLQRFWRKLPQYGQITIFDRSWYGRVLVERVEGFATNEEWTRAYAEINDFEKLLTDDHYIIGKFFYHISKEEQLKRFKERENNPLKRWKITDEDWRNREKWDEYVEATEDMFENTNKPNAKWHIIASNDKLYARLKTLKVIISLIEDYFLEHNIELPSYYNEIKEGKKKKIESVQDAGVK
- a CDS encoding ketoacyl-ACP synthase III encodes the protein MNSKSRITAIGTYVPDQVLSNNDLEKMVHTNDEWIVQRTGMKERRIANEDEYSSHLAIKAIENLCTTYKKNLEDIDCIIVATTTADYVFPSVACQIQQYFNIPHTLAFDLNATCAGFTYGLHVGNSLITSGSHQKVLVIATETLSKVTDYTDRTSCILFGDGAGAILLERDENKPSFIAAHMGTNGDGGIHLYRTNLSTTMNGTPLQTSEKIVQNGREVYKWAVRTVPYGIKELLHTANLQIDDIDWFIPHSANLRMIESICEKSKISIQKTLTSVEDMGNTSSVSIPLALDLARKKGRLNNGDTLLLYGFGGGLTHLGLIVAWDLS
- a CDS encoding YrdB family protein; its protein translation is MFIKPINLAIRFFLELCALASLCYWGFQFWESVYVKFIFGIGSPLLFATIWGIFIAPKASLKLPEPYRFMLEIILFGVTSVALYVVDQITLAIILGMVFIINRTLIIIWKQ
- a CDS encoding MFS transporter produces the protein MIDTADALISKRMYTEEEQQKLYKRTLIIVSISQMFGGAGLAAGITVGALLAQQMLGTDAYAGLPAAMFTMGSAVAAFFVGKLSQKYGRRIGLATGFIVGGLGAIGVVLAALTNSIILLLVSLLIYGAGTATNLQARYAGTDLADKKQRATAISITMVMTTFGAVAGPNLVGVMGDFAHSIGIPNLAGPFILSAAAFILAGLVLFVMLRPDPLIIANIIETYKQEHTYKGQPVTEEIIENKRGVTVGAIVMILTQIVMVAIMTMTPVHMGHHGHGLSAVGLVIGFHVGAMYLPSLVTGMLIDKIGRTTMSIAGGMILLAAGVIAAIAPSDSLLLLIVALSLLGLGWNLGLICGTAQIVDSTTPSTRAKTQGKIDVFIALAGASGGAMSGMVVANSSYAALSLAGGAVALLLIPVVIWSRIGK